A stretch of the Lolium perenne isolate Kyuss_39 chromosome 3, Kyuss_2.0, whole genome shotgun sequence genome encodes the following:
- the LOC127340913 gene encoding CCA tRNA nucleotidyltransferase, mitochondrial translates to MTGQDFCRQVNKYLEWIGEEQKTVCVSQRNPDKSKHLETAKMEIFEFSIDFVNLRSETYAENSRIPIVENCEAKVDALRRDLTINSLFYNITTKSLEDLTGRGHQDLKNGLIATPSPAKATFLDDPLRVLRAIRFAARLSFTLAEDLKKAASDEEVKSGLRSKISRERIGIEVDRMMLGKDPVNAMCYIRDLGLFSVVFEFPEKPDPPVLDKHDWICVSHIEEAWNLAQLIGCSVFRGGSDSKSQLVEPSWFRIQIKVLHCSNICLSIH, encoded by the exons ATGACGGGCCAAGATTTCTGCCGCCAAGTCAACAAATACCTGGAGTGGATAGGCGAGGAGCAGAAAACAGTTTGTGTTAGCCAACG CAATCCTGACAAATCCAAGCACTTGGAAACCGCAAAGATGGAAATCTTTGAATTCTCGATTGATTTTGTCAACTTGCGGTCTGAAACATATGCTGAAAACAGTCGGATTCCCATCGTG GAGAATTGTGAAGCCAAAGTAGATGCGCTCCGCAGGGACCTAACAATCAATAG CTTATTCTATAATATCACAACTAAATCATTGGAAGATTTGACTGGAAGAG GTCATCAAGATCTGAAAAATGGCCTCATTGCTACTCCTTCACCTGCCAAAGCTACATTCCTGGATGATCCCCTCCGGGTTCTTCGAGCGATCCGATTTG CTGCTAGATTAAGCTTTACATTAGCTGAAGATTTGAAAAAAGCCGCTTCTGATGAAGAGGTGAAATCGGGTCTTCGTAGCAAGATTAGCAGAGAACGTATTGGTATTGAG GTTGACCGTATGATGTTAGGCAAAGATCCGGTTAATGCAATGTGCTATATCCGTGATTTGGGATTATTTTCCGTTGTTTTTGAATTTCCTGAGAAACCCGATCCTCCAGTTCTTGACAAACATGATTG GATATGTGTTTCACATATTGAAGAGGCATGGAATCTTGCACAGTTGATTGGCTGCTCTGTGTTCAGAGGTGGTTCTGATTCCAAGTCACAG CTGGTTGAACCATCATGGTTTCGAATACAAATAAAGGTCCTCCATTGTTCCAATATTTGTTTATCAATTCACTAA